One Dasypus novemcinctus isolate mDasNov1 chromosome 27, mDasNov1.1.hap2, whole genome shotgun sequence genomic window, AGCAGGGAGCAGGAACTgtcccaggcagggaaggaacCACAGCGTGATTCAATGGGCTAATGCCTCAGATCGATGTACTTCTCTCCCTAAAAATGGTCGGAGAGAAGTTAGAGGGCAACCATGAGCTGGAGACCTGAGTTCAAGGTGTGAGTGCTAAAAGGGCAGAGGAGTGACTTGAAGCGAAAGCTGATGAACGAGGTGCAGCAGCCTCGAGGGAAGAAGCAATGGATGGTATGGTCCAGCAAGGAGAGACTGCCCCACATTTCACACCTAGCGACCTGAGCCAAAGCTCCATCCAGGAAAAGGTGATGGTGATGGGACGGGTCTTGGCTCTCGGCCTTGGGAGCTACCCTGTCTCCAGGGTCCCTCCGCCGCTTGCCTCACCTTACCATCTGTAGGTGTGCTAAGGCGGCAGGTGGGGCCTGCTCCCTATCTCCAACAAAGGAGGAGGACGGCTAGGAAGAGTTAGTGTTTGGGGGCTGGGCAATCAGGACCCACTAGCCCAGAGGTCCCCAATCCCTGaagatgtgccaggcactggccaCAGGAACTGCCTCCTACCTGGTCTGCTGGAGCCCTCTTGTCACCGTTGCTGCCCTGTAGGAGGCCCATCTCTTCTGGGAGCTTATCTGACTTAACTTCAACTACAATCTCGCTCTTACGCGACGGGGGCAGTgtgctgggaggagggagggaggcgaGAGGTTGGCGACTGGGGAGAGGCCGGGGAAGGGGGGCGCGGGGGGAAAGATGGCAGCCTGTGTGGTGGGCCTTTAGGTGCTCTGGGGCCGGCTCAGGGAAGGGAAGTGGGTAATGAAGAGGTGCTGGAAGCTGGGCCGAGGGCAGTAAAGCGGGTGCACCCACACCCAGGGCCCTCCTGCTCCCAAAGGTGAGTGGGCACTGAGGAGGCAGCAGGCCGGGCAGCTcgaggcggggggcggggggcaccgTGCTTACATCTCTTGTTTGCCTGACCGCCCACAAGGCAGCTTGCCCTTCTTGTAGAGGAAATAGAGGACAGCGCCCAGCACGGCCAGCACCAGGATGCACACGATCACCGCCACAATGACCACTCCCTTGCTTTCCGGCTCGGGCAGCTTCTTCTCTGTCCCCAAAGATACTCCAGGtgactccctgcccccagctgcCACGCTGCCCACACCACCTCACCCAGCCCAGGGCTGACAGACGACGGTGGGTGGGTGGGGCGCTACTCACCTTCCTCTACAGGGCTCCTGGGGCCAGCCGGGGCAGAAGGAGGGTGCCCTGGCCCGGCCCTGTCCTCCTGCCAGGCCCGACTTACCTGTGGAGGTGCCATTGGCTCTGGCATGGGGACTGACAGTGGAGGTGCGGAGGTGCGTGGAGGGGCTGAGGTCAGCGGTGGTGGAGTCAGGTGGGAGGGTAGTTAGGTTGACTGGTAGGCAGAGGGAGGGGGTTAGAGACGCGCCCGCCGATGCCCCGCCTGGGCACGCCCTGCCGCCCTCTGCAGCGCACAGGCCCTTACCCAGCTCCAGGGAGATGACGGTGGTGTTGCTGCCCTCGGAGTTGGAGGCCTCACATGTGGCACCCATCTTCAACAGCTCCGGGGTCACCAGGACACTGAGGGTGCTCAGGACACTCTGCgggtccttgtcttgttcctgggcCTGTGAGGAAGGAAGCGCGGCTCAGGGGGCGGCGGCGGGGACGGGGCAGCTGCGCGCCGGGAGGACGGGGCGGGCCGCTCACCGTGCTGTTGATGCTCCAGGAGATGTTGGGCCGAGGATATCCTGACGCCTCACAGGACAGACTCACCACCTCGTTCTCTTTCACCCGCAGCTTCCTCTTCCTCGATGCCATCCACGGGGACCCTGGGCGAGGGAGGGCGAGGGTAGGGCGAGGCAGCACACTGCGGGCCTGCCTCACGCCGCCCTCTGGAGCAGCCCAGGGCAGCAGCTGCCTTTTTCTCCTCCAAGAGCATGAAGCCAGCCACCCCAGGTGGCTTCAAGGGACCGCCTGGTCTCCGCCCAGAGGGCCTCACCGTAAACGGCCACGTTGACCAGCTGTGTGCGGTTCAGGCCGGGGACACCGGGCGCAGATGCCATGCAGAGGTAGCCGCCCCCGGCCTCCCGTTCCAGGTGAGGTAGCTGCAGTGTGGGCCCCTTTTCCAGCACCTCGCCTGTCTGGGGTAAGGGACGGGTCAGGGGAGCTGGGAAGGAGCGAGCTGCTGCCAGCCCTGGCCCACACTCCCatcggcccccggccccccggcccagGCCGGCCTGGGTACCTTTTCTCTCAGCCACTGGAACTCGAGGGCCTGGTTACTCTCTGCCTGACAGGTCAGGTTGAGGCTGCTGCCCTCCTTGACGTCGGTAGTTTGGGGACTCACCCGGACTTCAGACACATCTGGGGCACAACGGGAGCGTCAGCCTGGGCGAGGCGGGGCGGGCCGAGCTCCCTGTGGCCCCCCGTCCTGGGCCCCAGCCCCGTACAGTTCACCAGCAGCTTCTCCTTGGCTGTGAGCGACTGCATGGTGTCCAGGTCCAGCCCCTGACACTCGTAGAGCCCGCTGTGCTCCTTGCGGGCGGGCTCCAGCACCAGGACCCCGTCCTCGTCGGtgctctcttcctccatctccccGGTTGTGTGGTTCTGCGACAGGGTGAAGGGGTGAGCCGCGTGCTCCTCCCACCACCCCTCCTGCACCCCTGGAGGCACCCAGCCTGGGCTCCCCCCCACCTTCTTGCTGATGctgaagtggggtggggggttgccATCCGCCAGACACCTGATTTCCACACGGTCCCCCTCCTTGAGCATCCCCACAGGTGCCACTTCCAGCCACACTTTTTCTGCCGGGTCTGCGGAGGCAAAGCGGGGACAGCCCTCAGCCCTAGAGCTGAGCCCTGGGCTGGCAGGGGGCGCGCTGGCAGGAATTTCTGCCAGCCTCAGGAACAGACAGATGGGTCCGCACTCACAGAAAACGGGGACAGTCACTTCCCTGGATTCCTTCATGTGGTTCCCACTGGGCAGCCGGTAGCTGAGCTCACAGTAAAACTGGGCGTCTTTGTCTTCCTTCACCAGCTGTGCCTTCAGGACGCTCTGCAAGGTGTACAAGCCGCTCGACTCCACGATCTGCGACGACTGAATGAGCacccctgggagagagggagggctTTCACTGCTCCTTACCCTAGAGGCGTGTTTACACATCAGCACCGGTACCAAGGGTGCTGCAAGGGGAAGGGTAGACTTCATTATATACCAATATATTCATGGATGAGTTATGGAATAGTCTGCAGGAGAGGCAAAGCAACCAGGCAGATATCTAAATAGACCTGGAAAGATTTCCAAGACTCGTTGCTGAAAGGAGAAAATGAGGTATTATACCATACAGTATCGGGGTTTCTCAACCTCGGCACTACCGCTTTTGGACCAGATAGTTCTTCGTTGTTCGGGGCTGTCTTAGTCATCGAAGGACAtttagcagcacccctggcctcaACTCATTAAATGccaaccctccccccaagttgTAACAACCAAAACCTGTTTCCAAGCATTGCCAAATGCACCAGAggaggtgtgtgggggggttgggagtgggacaGAAATCATCCTGGGTTGAGAACCACCgatcagattttaaaatatttctaaatctacgtatgtgtgtgtgagtaaaTACACAGAAATAGGCTTGAAGAAACACTAAATGATAGTAGAAGTTACTTCCGGGAGGGGTAAGGGACAGAAAGgaattttcattcttattttctgtaCAGTTTAAATTCTCATGAGACTATTTTTAAACATCACTTGTGTAActtgaaaaaaagttaaaagcgAAGATCAGAGGCAAGGTGGTTCCCGGGTGGTCCCCGTCCACGGGCAAGGCTCTCCAGGGCACAGAGGGCAACTCACGGTTCTTCTCCTCCTTCAGGGGCAGGCGGTTCTTGTACCAGGTGACCTGAGGGACCGGGTACCCGTTCCGCCCCACGCAGGTAGCGACCTAAGGGGAGGACAGGCCGTGAGTCTCCCCGCCTCCCAGGCCCCGCCAAGCCGCCCCCTGGCCACACGGGCCCGTCGCACCTCCTCGGGCTCCAGACTGTTCACCGAGATGCCCACGGCATTGGGCTGGATGCTCGGCTCCTCGGGAGCTTCTACAAGGAAGAGAAACGAGGAGGGGCATGGGGCGCCACCGGCCATGCTCGCCGCCACCCGGAAGCGGGGCGTGGGGGGAGAGGGTGCTCACTGTAGACTCGGAGCTGGATTCGATGCTCCTGAGGCCGAGGACGCCTGCCCTGGCACAGGAAGATGCGCTCATCGTGGGGGGTGACgtgggccagggccagggtgCCGTCCCTGCCCTGCAGGCTGAGCCGGTGCTGGTACTCCCCGGGTTCGGCCTGGCCCTGGCGCACGCGGAAGATGAGAGTGGGCTTCTCCTTGTGGACCTGAGGGGTGGCGGCGGGGAGAGGTGAGGGCGCTGGGGCTGCAGGAGGGGTAGGGCTCCCCACCCAGCGGCCCCCTGGGCAGCCTGGGCACTCACGGAAAACCAGGAGACGTGGCTGAGGTTGCCGGGGGCGTGGGACGGGCCGCACCGCAGGAGGGCCGTGCcgcccacctccacctccaccagcTCAGGCGCCGGCTGCTCCGCCTCTCCGGGCACACCTGGGGGTGCGGGAGGCGGCACGCCCCCCGCAGCTGCGTCAGCTCCAGCTGCTCTCCATCCCTCCCCATGCGCCCGCTCGCCGCAGCTGTTCCTCCTGCCGCTGCCAGGGGCTGAAGGGGGCCCTGTCCCCTCCTAACCGGCACAGCGCCCCCCACCGCCAGGGCCAGCCCTCCCCCAGGGCCCGGGAGTTAGGGATGGCCATCCCTGGTCCTCAGAGACCCTCTGCTCCCGGATCAGGCTGGCCGGGAGGGGCGACCCCGGCTCTGGGCCAGGAGGAAGCGCCCCTTCCTCCCAGGTCCCCTTCTGTCCGAGTGAGCTCAGAGTGTGGGAATGCGAGGCATGTGCCAGGCCCGGGTACACAGGCCTCTTTGTGTCCCCACTCCCCAGGGCAAGACGTCACtaccctgccctctgccctccagaTCCCCTCCCCAAATCCCCCCCAGTGGGCCAACCCTGGCCAGAAGCTCCAGCTCACACTCCCTCACACAAGCCCAGGGGACCCATCCCGGGAGTCGTGCGAGTGTGGAGGGGTCAGAGTTTCTCCCCAGGGGTCAAGGCAAGGTCCAGGCAATGGGCAGGAGTTACGTCAGCGGTGCCAGCGTGCTGCCAGCCCTGTGAGGTGATGTCACCCAATACCATCTGCCTGGACTCTGGGGTGCCTGGATTGTTGCCCTAGACTGGCTCCCTGACAGGGAGGGCAGATGGAGCGGTCCTCACCCCAGAGCGGAAGCCTCAGGTCcctacctcagtttccccagttaGAAAAGCGGGGCAGGATGGGGCTGGAACTACTGCAGCTGCGGACTCCGATTTAGCCCTTTCCCCAGAAATAAAGTCGGCCTGGGAGACAGTCCACCCGGGTACCCCAGGGGCGGTGTCGGCACTGGGCCTGAGGCCAGGGAGCTGGGCACTGCCCAGCCCTCCCCCCTGCAGGCCGGACAGCGGCTGGGACCCAGGAAAGGGAGCCAAGAGAAACACGCGACACCGCGGCAGGCCATACAAGGGCAGCGTGGACCCAGGAGCACCGGTCACCAGGCGGGTCCAGAGAAAAACCCGAGGCGCAGGGGCGCCCTTCCCACCTGACTGTGGCCCCACTGCGGGAAGTGGGACAAGACGAGTCCGGGGACGCTCCCACCCCGGGAATCCTCCATCCCTCGTCTCTGCCACCTGCGATCCAATCACCCGAGGAGGCGCAGGCGACCCACACCGCCCCGCAGCCCCTGCCAACGCCCAGCACGGGGGGGCAGCCGCCGTGCCTCCCCCCTCTCGCTCACCTCCAGCCTGGCTGGGTGCCcggtggagggggaggggcggcGCACCCCCTCCGCCTAGAGCCGCCTTTCCAGCAACAGGCGGGCGCGGAACCCAGCATTCGGGGATGCGCTCCAGCTGCGGGTCCCCCGGGGTAAGCACCCAGCGCCCGGGGATGCGAGGCTCCACCCCTCGCCGCTCCCGCAGGAGCCTCTTCCCGCCTCCCCAGCCCTGCTCGCGGCTCCTCCAGGAGAGAGGCTGCAAACGGGCTGCGCGCAGGAGTTGCACGCGCGCGGGGCGCCCGCCGCGGGGCCGGGCAGGAGGCGCGCCCGCCCGCCGCGAGGGCCGGTCCCCGCCGCCCGGCGAGCTCTGCTCCCGGGGCCGCCCTGCCGAAGCCCCCCGGGCCGCTGCCGAAGCCCCCGGCTCACTCACCCGCGGCGCGGCGACCGCAGCAGCAGGCGGCGAGCAGGACGGCGCAGACGAGCGCGGGCAGCTCCATGCTTCCCGGGCGGAGGGCGAGAGTCAAGTGAGGGCGCTCCCGGCGGCCGGGGGCTGACGtcaggggggcgggagggggctgGAGCGCCCCGgccggccgccccgccccgcgcagcCCCCCGCCTCCGCCCCGCAGCCCTAGGGGGCGGGCCCCAGCGCCGAGAGCCCGGGAGCCGCGCCGACCCGTGCCACCGCGAGGGAGGCGGCAGCCGCGGTCCCAGCCCCTCGCTGGGGAGGGTATGGGGGCAGTGACAGGTGTCTCGGGGCCGGAACGACCGGGCGGGGCGGCAGCGGGCAAAAGCTGACTCGGATGCCCAGAGTCGCCCCCCGGCAGAGCCAGTGCCCACCGCCTCCACCCCTATTGGCCAGCGTAGCCCTGAGGACTTCCAGGCAGAGGAACCACGGCCTTGAGGTCCCCATGGGGGGCCTCCCATCCTGGCTCcgctccccgccccctcctctaCCCCTCCGACCCCCTGCCACAGAGCAGTCGGGCTGGCCTCTGTCGCTTCCCAGAACCGATGGCCTGGCAGCCCTGGCAGCTTTGCGGGGAGAGCCCTGTGCCAGCTCCCGCAGGCCCGGAGGTACCTGCGCTGGGGAGTGGAGATGGCGCCTGGCAGGCTGTCCCTGCAAAGCCGAGCTCCGGCCCAGGCATCTTTGCCTAGAGGAAGCAGGGAGGGGCTTGAATTCACAGGCCCAGGCCAG contains:
- the MCAM gene encoding cell surface glycoprotein MUC18, with the translated sequence MELPALVCAVLLAACCCGRRAAGVPGEAEQPAPELVEVEVGGTALLRCGPSHAPGNLSHVSWFSVHKEKPTLIFRVRQGQAEPGEYQHRLSLQGRDGTLALAHVTPHDERIFLCQGRRPRPQEHRIQLRVYKAPEEPSIQPNAVGISVNSLEPEEVATCVGRNGYPVPQVTWYKNRLPLKEEKNRVLIQSSQIVESSGLYTLQSVLKAQLVKEDKDAQFYCELSYRLPSGNHMKESREVTVPVFYPAEKVWLEVAPVGMLKEGDRVEIRCLADGNPPPHFSISKKNHTTGEMEEESTDEDGVLVLEPARKEHSGLYECQGLDLDTMQSLTAKEKLLVNYVSEVRVSPQTTDVKEGSSLNLTCQAESNQALEFQWLREKTGEVLEKGPTLQLPHLEREAGGGYLCMASAPGVPGLNRTQLVNVAVYGSPWMASRKRKLRVKENEVVSLSCEASGYPRPNISWSINSTAQEQDKDPQSVLSTLSVLVTPELLKMGATCEASNSEGSNTTVISLELVNLTTLPPDSTTADLSPSTHLRTSTVSPHARANGTSTEKKLPEPESKGVVIVAVIVCILVLAVLGAVLYFLYKKGKLPCGRSGKQEITLPPSRKSEIVVEVKSDKLPEEMGLLQGSNGDKRAPADQGEKYIDLRH